From a single Canis lupus baileyi chromosome 14, mCanLup2.hap1, whole genome shotgun sequence genomic region:
- the SPINK2 gene encoding serine protease inhibitor Kazal-type 2: MAGRGGSLALGAVSLVLLLLARDVAASLDSLSSEFGQPSEYRTPNCNQYKLPGCPRDFSPVCGSDMSTYPNECTLCMKIREDGRDIKIIRSGPC; encoded by the exons ATGGCGGGCCGCGGAGGGAGCCTGGCGCTCGGGGCGGTGAGCTTGGTGCTGCTGCTCCTGGCCCGGGACGTGGCAG CCTCTTTGGACTCTTTGAGCTCTGAGTTTGGTCAACCTTCAGAATACAGAACA ccAAACTGCAATCAGTATAAATTACCAGGATGTCCCAGAGACTTTAGCCCTGTGTGTGGAAGCGACATGTCCACTTACCCCAATGAGTGTACTCTGTGCATGAAAATCAG GGAAGATGGGCGTGACATTAAAATAATCCGGAGTGGACCGTGTTGA